TGAATTGACTCTTTTCCCTCAGACAGCAATCAAAAAGTCACACTTCCAAAGTCCCTGCCAGAGAAACCTCACTTTCTTTGTATGCTATGTAGACCTCAAGTGGCAATGAAGATGAATTACAGCTCTGCTACCTACTCGGTTTACTTGCAGAAGTTCTATGAATCaaagaatgcaaaacaaatatGAAGCACCTATGGCCTGAACCTGCTTCTCTCAGCTGCTGAGGTGATCAGGCTGGTCTGTTGGTGCTATGTTCTTAAGAGATCTATTTTCTCTCCTCACCTTTCTGATTATCACTTCATTTTCTGCCCCTACTTCTCTTCTTAGCTAAGAAATACAGGAAGAACTCATtaggctgctcacagccatcCTGTCTCCAAACTGGATTCTCCCCATCTCCTCTAACAGCCTATTTCAAACCTTTGTTTTCACATTCCAAGACTCTTCAGCACGtttcccctcttcccccacAATAATATTCCAACACAACTACTCAAGTCAGCACATACGCACATGGTTACTGTTTCTCATCTTCTACAGGTTCACTGTGGTATTCTGCCACATAAAGGCTCTTGTCAATGTTGCTTGGTATGGGCTTTATTTCAGTTCCCAACTGCTCCTCAATACTTTTCAGGTTGAATCGATCATCATAGGTGATCAAGTTGATGGCCAGGCCAAGATGTCCAAAGCGAcctcaaaaaagaaatttaaactgAGTAACAGAAGGCCAATTGAAAAGCCTGCAGATTCTGCAGGTGTTGTTAACATAGCTTTCTGATTAGAGAAGTCAACCTGGACCCCTGCAAGCTTCACATTACCATCTGGTAAGGACTTTCTACTACATAGTAGAAGTCTCCACTACTGCAGTGTGGAACTTCAAGTAAACAGAGTTCCATTCTTCACTGCCATTCTCAAGGATGTATCTGGCAGCTGTCCAGACACCAGAAACATACCTAGGAGCACATgcagaacaacaaacaaactCACTACGCCTAAAAAACCAGGGAAACTAAGTTTTCAATATAGAATCTTCCCAAACTACAAACAATAAACATTGGCAAGTTTCatgaaattaaagcaaaaggtgcttttttcctcattttctttttctttttttggactGGGCTCTTCAGGCTAGTTTAAAGAGCACAGCCATTTACTCAGGTATTTGTGAAGAAAATTCTAGGAGATGATCCCTGTAAgtaaacatcagaaaaaaaacaaagctattcaAAATAATTATCAAGTACAGTAATAGAAAGCAGAATCCAATCAAAGCTTAAGGAACACTACAGTTATCAGCAAAGCTACCCCTAGAAGACGTTCTCCCTCTCACCTGATCTGCCAATACGATGGAGATAAGTCTCTGCCAGCTTTGGAAAATCAAAGTTTATCACCACATTCACAGCTTGGATATCAATACCTCGGGTAAACAGATCTGAAAAGACAACCCAGGCCATGAAGAACGTTAACTTCCATGAAATCTAATGCTGGGCTGTGAAATTTAGCATTTTTGAATGTTGGTTAGTCCTAGTTAAAGATAAGCTTTCTGTCTATCAAGACATTTTACATAGAATTCTGTTACAGCCTCTTCCTGCTCTTTATCAATTTTAAgcataacaaaaaaagaatgatcAAGACATCAAATCTTCAGATctaggtaaaaaaaataataattcacaCCAAGCCAGCTTCTGCACATGAAGACTATTTCTGACCTAGTCACCTTTCCATAAGCATCTCGTCAAATAAGGCATGCACTGCCATTATCACAACTTGAAATTGTTGAGACTTGAAATGTGAGCTAGCTATGTCCCACTAACTTAACTATTTGCGTTTCATTTCAAGTCAGTTTTATTAACACCTCCAACATACAGCTCAGATCATATACAGACCAATAAGAACTGTAAAGCATTTAGGAAAGATGAAGTACAAACATTTAAAGAATCAGTAAATCATTGTTCAATATCCTAGACACACTTCTACCTACAGTTCTCCCACTATTTCATATCCAGCAGTTTACAGAACCCTCACGTTAGAACATGCAGAAAACATAACTGAAGTACAAAGTATTATCACAATGAAAGGCTTTGTTAACAAGCTGCACCACCACAGTTTGTCCTGTATGCCTACAGGAGCACGGCAGCCCGCTACACACAGGTATGACAAAAATTCTCTTACCGAAACAGATTAGCTTTATCACAAAGCAATTTATCTGTTATATCGGGGCTAATGGCTACTCTATCACagccttcagaaacagaaaagtgcATAGGAACTCTTACCAGTGCAAACAAGATTGCGGCATAAGCCATTTCGGAAATCGTGGAACACGCGGTTGCGATGCTCCTGgaaatacataaagaaaaaaaccaattAAAGAACAGCTATGACTTTCAGCTGAGTACTCAATTTACAAACACAAATCCCACCCTCACCTCCTCATGAACATCAGCTGACTCAAAGCTCCTCATTCTACTTCTTAACATCAAAAATTTGTGTGTCCAAAGCGTATTTTCACTCCCAATGTTTTGCCTATCATCTCTCCTAGCCCCATGCCAAATCTATATGTTATTATCTTACAtcctaaaaatgtatttgtgagCATTTACATAAAATCTGGGAACATCCTTCCTTTAAAACTTGAAGCAACTCCATTTTCCACTGCAGAGTATTTTCCACCACGTGAATCAGTCAGTGACGGTATGAGCCAAGTGTCTGTGCAGATTCCTCTCTCACTAACAAGCCACTCTGGACTACATAAAGATTAAGCAGTATCATTTTCAGAGAGTGAAATGAACAAGTTGGGGGCATCCCACTCAAACAACCATACCTCCATTTTTTGGCAGAAAGATAACTGATTGACAAATGAGAGAAACGAAAATAAGGTCTCAAGCAATCCATGTGCACATCTGTGTCCTCAACACTGACATCACCTCCATTTCTGCTTAAATTGCTGCTCCATGTATAACCCAGCAAACGTTTGTATTGTCAGTCCAATGAATGGCTAGGTTTCCATTAAAGTTgtcattttaatttgttctagtttacatacaaaatgaaaaatatttcaaagtcCTACCGCCTTCTGTGCATCACTTCAACGTCTTGTCAATGCCTCCCAGTTCACTGACTAACAACAAGGAAAGCTATAGTGTGAAGCTTGAGGATGTAAGCTACCCTACACGTAACATAAATCCCTGTGCACCAAAGCCATGTTGATATTTTTCATGGTTTACAGCAAGGCCACAGGTGCTAAATTGCTATGCAGTAGTTGGCACTTTTACTAAGAGCTTTGATCAAAGGCTGTCTCCCTGACTTCTCAGATTCCCCTACAGCCATGAAGCAAGATGTGCTGCTGCAAAGTCATGCTGTGTGCTCACATTGGCTGAGTATTGCTCTGTTTGTATTCCTAAATACCAAGTGATCAGTTTGGAAAGAGCTAaggtgcaggaaaaaaaaaagtctgggcACAAAGTGGAACCAAAGCAAAATACGTTTTCACAGAACATGTAAATTTAAAGCAAGCCTGAGACTTTGTTCAGTTACGCAGTAGAGCTGAGAAGAGCCCATATAGCAACTGTTGTAACTTCATACTTACCTGCCTCATTTTAGCATGGATATAGAAGCAGGAATAGCCCAACTGGGAGATCTTTTTGGCTAGCAATTCAACCCGTTGAGAGGAGTTGCAGAAAATGATCGACTGGTTGATCTGGAGCTGGACATATAATCAGTGTGTTCAGCAAACTTAGAATTTTAACAGCAAATCTAAGGCATGCATCTAAACCCCTTTCAAAAAGGGGAGAGAACAGGTGCTGCAAGCAGTTTATGCTATATATAtttctgaacagcaaaaaaaattgcaagGTTCTATACCACAAAAGTGCAGGACAAGCATCATTTTTAACTCCAGCTTATACAATATCATTAGTACATTTTGTCAAGGAAAAACCTCTGTCACCCTAAgtcttattatttatttttaagtggaaAAGTGCTTTTGTAGGCTCTTAACTTAACCCTATCACTTACCCTGGAAAACAGCGTATTGAGGCAGTGAACCTTCTGACGCTCAGTTACATAGGCATAGTACTGGGTAACTCCCTTCAAGGTCAGCTCCTCCATCAGATTAATCTCATAGGGTTTCTGCAAATGGGAattctgaaagacaaagaaaaataaagcaggcaTATCTACATGCAAAACAGCATAGAGACATCCTGTCCTCTGGCACAATTAAATTCTTCCAAAGCAAGAATGCACTACCTAGTCACTCTGTATAGGTCGGGGAAATTTTCAAGATTAAGATTACTTATAAATCCAAGGCATCAGACCACACTAAAAGCAATTACCTTCTACCCCATGTTTAGGATGATACATTAAACCAAGAAAGCATGGGTgcataaataaaagaatactAACAGCCATGCACTGCTCACTCGTGTACCCTACATACAATGGCAATCACATGTACAAGATTCCAACTGCACTCACCATGAACTTCTGTACACTCAGAGGGAAAGTGGCTGAGTAGAGCAAAATCTGTCTGTTTTTAGGTAGCGTGAGAATAATGTCTTCCATTATTTGAACAAAATCTTGAGACAGCAACTTATCTGCCTGTAACAACAGAAGCACAAAATAAGACATTAAAGAGATGGGACAAGCCTCCAGTCTTTTGGTAGTATTacactacagaaagaaaacatcaccaGGAATAGTCTCCTCTCCAGCTTCAAGATATTTGATTTAGCTGCTGGAAACAGGATTCACCACTTAAAGGAAGTTTACATTTCCTggttttcaaaactgttttcaaaacagaatcaaattaaagaaaaataaatagaatccAAGAGCTTTCACACAAGTATTTTCTCAACCTTCTCACTCAGAGGCCTGTAATCTCTCAGACATTCATAGATCAGTTTATATGAACTTGTAAGCACCGCTCATTTGTTATAAACTGAAACTAAACAAAATGCATTCCCTCCATTCAGAAGTGACTGTTAATCTGttccacagcaacaaaaaagtaaaCAGAGAAGTAAAACCTTCTTAGGTGGCTTtcctaaaacaacaacaacaaaaaaaaaacacatgcagaaaACTACTTCTGCCAAAATACTTTCTCAAAACACCAAGAAATGAATTAGCTATAACCTTGGTATCCTGTTGCTGTGCATTAAGAGGTGGCTGGTTGAGACACATCACTGCTGTAACTTGttaaagtgaaaaatgtttttaaagtaagCAACTTGCCTCATCCAATACTATCATCTGGACATGCTCAACTTTTGCTACTCCTTTCTTGATGAGATCGAGAATTCTTCCAGGGGTAGCTATCACCACATGCACTGTGCAgttagaagaacaaaaaaaagttaaggCAACTCAGACAGCATTTCCAGCATTCAAAGACATGTTTTATAACAAGGGTTTGAGAGAATAACTGCATACAGTGACAAAGACACATTACACTCTATTTTCTAACAAGCAAACAGTAACACAGGCATAAGAGAAAAGTACAAATTCTCCCACCCAGGATAAAAGCCCTGAACAAACAGTAATTGTAATGCAGAAAAGCGCTCCAACCTGTATCATCAAGCCTCATTATGTCATCTCGCAAATTGGTTCCTCCAGTTGTTGCCATCACTTTGGCACCTCCCATGTGTTTGCTGACTTGGATACAGATTTGACTGACCTGCAGGGCTAGTTCACGGGTGGGAACAATCACCATTGCTGAAAGTTAAAAGTATCAGCATGAATTACTAGTAACACACAGTCTTAAATACTTCCCTGTATAACACAGAAGCTTCACAAAAGCCCTATTTCCAAGTTTTGCAGTTCCACTATAGATATCCTGATAGAGATCTCTAGAAATCCTAGGAAGCTGCTGAAAACAAGATAAATGCCGCACACACCCCTTGACACTCACTCcacacagctctcccagccACCACACTTGTTTATGACTCCAAATCCACTTCTTGGGGCAAGAAAGTAAAATCTGAAAGACACCTTCCAATTCAAGTTCCTGAAAGGAACTCTGCAACTTTTAAAATTTGACCTTCCCCCCCACCATCCCCCATGTACTTGCTTTACTAGTACAAGCAGACAACCTACACCACTGCATTTCATCAACCAGCTTTAGATTCAAGTCTAGACAGTGAGCAATAATGCCACTACCTGGATGCAGCTAAGGGAGACCCATTCCAACTGACCTTGTATGTTGTCCTTCTTTAAGTCTAGCCGTTCAAGTAAGGGAATGAGGTAGGCTCCACTCTTGCCTGTTCCATTTTTCGCTCTAGCCAAGATATCCCTACCAGATAAAGCAATGGGGATGCTCTCCTCCTGAAATGACAGTCAACGCATGAACAATCATGAGCTAGGCTCACTAGAGATATTAGCAAAATGTACCTCTCCTCACTAACAATATAACATTACATGTTTATTCTGCGAACAGAATATCCTGCAAGTATTGCGCATTCACAGTGGGAAGGAATTAAACCTATCAGCAAAGAGTTCTCCAACATAATGCAATACTTCTGCTCCCAGTACCCCAAATAAAGTTCTTATACTGTCCAGTATTGGGTACTGCAGGCATGGTAAACCCATACTGATATATCagcaaaaagtaattaaaaaataatcagagaaAATAATTGAGGAGACAGCGACCGACACTTGCAAACTCCTCCAACAGAGAAGATATACATCTCTTAACACTGGAAATGCATCAGCCCATGTAATTTCCAACCTCCATGCTTCTGTGATAGacttttcaaaaggaaagcCTGGTGGTTTTGAGATTTCAGCCATCCAGGCAGAAGCCACGTGtactcttcattttgctttcttttacagCAACATCTAAACAACCCAAGTACCTACAGtcttttcatttggaaaaggtGACATGTTAGaatttgtttcaaagcagatacattaaaaataagtcaTAGCTTTCTCCATTCCTTGTGGAGATAAAGTGGTCCAGTTGTCAATGATAACTCTCCAAGCAACAATTAAAACTAATGCTATCTTGTCCCCCCAGCAATTTCATAAACATCAATTGTTACCCATAAAACAACTCTTAAAAGTAAGAGGAAGGGACAGAAAAGTAAACTTACTAACACATTAATTTCTCTCCTATCATCTCCATTATGACTCCTTCCAGATGCTTATGATAAAAAAGCCAAGAATGGGTGATAAAGCCATACAGATACCTCTGTAACAACTAAAGATATGCAACCTACAGCAAATCAAAGTTTTCCAGGAAATGCAGTGAGAATAGGGCTGTTCTTACACAACTGCCATTGCTACTGATGCTACTGAACGAGAGGAACACATTGATGCCTCCACAGTGAAAAGGAATATCAAAGTTAGTTTCTCTAAAATCTCAGTCAATCCCAATCTCTTCATCAGCCAACAGCTATGATTTACTTGGACACCAGTGTTTCTTCCCTTCTACAAAGAGTCATGAAATCCTGCTGTTCAAATCCCCAGTTTCCCCAAGCCATGACACAAGCATTTGCCATTTAAGCACAAGTAACATCAGTGAGTTTATAAAAGTTATGCTGCTGCTTATAACTAGTCTGTTTATTTTAACAACCTGAATAGGAGATGGCTTTTCCCAGcccatttcaaaaattcccaTCAGCAACTCCCGTTTCAAACAGTAATCTTCAAACTCATTTCCTTTTGTGGAGGTCACATCCTGGATAATCAGAAAAAGCACATCCATAAGATTAGGTCACACAACCCACAGCGACACATCAGTCAGACCCGAGGAGAGGCTGCTTATGCAGGAAGATCAGAAAGCATATTCCATTACTAGACAGGAGTTCTCAATTATCTATGCAATATCATACAGTGGAGAAGTAAACATTAATTTTCCAAAAACCAAATACAATACTGTGAACATACACCGACATCTTTTGATATCTGCCTTGCAGAACACATTGGACCCAAGCTGCAACAGTAATAAGAAAGTAAGAAATACACTAAACTATGTTATTGAGCTTCACAAGAGAAGTATATCTCCCAAATTTTAAgagaacaaattaattttacaaAGCAATTCCTCATTTAAAATAGCTGAGTAAAAGCTTAAGTGCTTTTGAATCTTATACGATTTTTTCACTGTAGCTTCTCCCACAACTTCCATTCCTACAATTCAAGCGTCCTTACAGAAGTTTTGATTCTCAAATCCTTTGGAGGGAGTTTTAAAGTCTTCTTCCAGTCATCGCCAGGtctacagcaaaagaaacaaaaaacaaaggctggtttaataattttattttgcattctgaTTTTCTTGGCAACGGTGATTAACATGTAATATTTTCAGCTCCTGCAAGCTAAAAGCACCTACACATACAAGCTCAAGTCTTTTCTAAGCAAAGTAGGATGCAACAGGCAGGAAATGGTAAACAAAGGCACTAAGCAGCCTACCAAGTGCAAAGCAAACTTGGGCAATCTTTATCCTGTCATGATTCAAGCCCCATTTTTGGACCACTGAATCAGTCCACCAGAACACAGATTTCAAACTGAGCACTGACGTAGTGATGTTAAAGAAATAAGTAATAAATCCACACAGGTATATTCCACTACtggtgctaaaaaaaaaaacccgcaTTTCTGTGTTCAGGAACTGTCTGTTTTATATCCATGAgtaatatgaaatgaaaatatttctggggagaaaactAAGTGAACACATACACTGTATGTTGAACAAATGCTGAATTTGACTCTCAGCGAGATTCAGACATTCTTCCCCTCTGAAAAGACCCCATATAGAATAGAATAagttctcctcctccccagccccagtTAGGAGCAAGTTCTGATGACGTGTGATGAGTTCTACTCCTCAGTTTGGGTAGTAACCCAGTTTAAAAACACCACAACTGAAAATGAGTTAAGCAAACATTAAGAGCTAGAGCATTCCATTACGCACTCTCTCAGGCAAAGATTTTCTTCACCAATAACtgagcagcaaaacagaaaaccactTTCTTGCTTGGGAGGAGTGGCAACTACGGGAGGAAAAAAGTGATCTGCTATCGTAGCATTCAAGTCTCATAGATCTGAGGGAATTTCCAACCAGTATGTATTATTAGCACACTTCCAGCAGCACTTTGATGGgagaagagagacagaaaagagtGTCATAAAGGTACCACCATATCCTGGCTTAGGCTCTGACTAATTGAAATTGGAGTGCTACACTAGGGAGTGCACACACCACCATTTAAGTTAAATGACAAAAGAGAACCAACTGGAAAGAGCTTCTCACCACAAGAGATCTGCAACAACTAACTCCAAAGCAAGCAAAACTGGACTAAGATTAGGCTGTGCTTCCTCCTTTGTCTTACATTTCTATTCCTTCCCACACCACTTAAaatgagcaaagaaaacaggatgctgctgctcagtgggCTACCACTGACAAGCAGCTACACGtactgaaaaagcaaagcatcaaGTTCaactttcaaaacaaatcaaCTGCAAAGGTAAGTGTCAGAGAGAAGCTCACACCTGGAAATACAGCTTTCTTTTCATAACGCACGTTCCAGGACACTTCAGTCATCAGTGccataaaacagaagcaaactttttaaaagcaagtacCCAAGAAGGCATTACTCATTTAAGCATTACTCTTAATGCACTCGATACGAATACTTACTTAATAGTGGTGGTCATACTCTGTGCTTGCTGTTGGGTGCCATTGTTAATTGTGTTGGCATTTTTCAGCTGGTTCATCTGTTGCTGAGTCTGTGTGCCTCCACCTCCTGGGCCCCCGCTGGGTTTCACAGGGCCTCTCAACTGCCCGTTCTGACTGGATAGACCCATTATAACAGGGTTCTCTGTTCTGGCCGTGCTCATGTTTCTATGTTTAAAGATGTCTTTTTAGACTTCAAAACTTTGAAAGTCAGTACAGAAACTGTAATAACAGTTTATTAGACTCTCCAAAATGAAGAGATAAATAAGTCTTGCTCAATATATGAGTCCTTTATTGCAATGCAGGCAAGCACCTGTAAGTCACTCAAAAGTAAAGTAGTAACTTGCTCTGATGCACTGTGgatcaacttttttttctttaaaaaaaaagccctctaaCAAAGCTGAGTTATATCAGAATTCACTTGCTTCAatctgaaagagaagcagacaATCAGAATTAATACATGGACTTTTGTACACACAAATCCTCCACTTTGCTTCCGTAGTCTCAAACAGCCCACAAAATGGCACATTATCCAACCATCACCTCTTTGCGGGCAGCACACAACTCAgttactgcttttctgtttcctcagcACAATTAGACACGTATCAAACCTTTCCCCCCCCGCTGTGAAGCTGAGCTGAGGTCACCAGAGATGATTTTGTaaacagctgtgctttcagtaGCCTTGCAGGGACTGCCTGAAAAATACTACCTAGGCACAAATCATCTCAAGTGCTTTGCCTGTTCTTCAAGTTCCTGTACTGCTGGGACACAGAAAAACCACCATTCTAAGCAATAATGTTA
The sequence above is drawn from the Gallus gallus isolate bGalGal1 chromosome 24, bGalGal1.mat.broiler.GRCg7b, whole genome shotgun sequence genome and encodes:
- the DDX6 gene encoding probable ATP-dependent RNA helicase DDX6 isoform X1 produces the protein MSTARTENPVIMGLSSQNGQLRGPVKPSGGPGGGGTQTQQQMNQLKNANTINNGTQQQAQSMTTTIKPGDDWKKTLKLPPKDLRIKTSDVTSTKGNEFEDYCLKRELLMGIFEMGWEKPSPIQEESIPIALSGRDILARAKNGTGKSGAYLIPLLERLDLKKDNIQAMVIVPTRELALQVSQICIQVSKHMGGAKVMATTGGTNLRDDIMRLDDTVHVVIATPGRILDLIKKGVAKVEHVQMIVLDEADKLLSQDFVQIMEDIILTLPKNRQILLYSATFPLSVQKFMNSHLQKPYEINLMEELTLKGVTQYYAYVTERQKVHCLNTLFSRLQINQSIIFCNSSQRVELLAKKISQLGYSCFYIHAKMRQEHRNRVFHDFRNGLCRNLVCTDLFTRGIDIQAVNVVINFDFPKLAETYLHRIGRSGRFGHLGLAINLITYDDRFNLKSIEEQLGTEIKPIPSNIDKSLYVAEYHSEPVEDEKQ
- the DDX6 gene encoding probable ATP-dependent RNA helicase DDX6 isoform X2, which gives rise to MSTARTENPVIMGLSSQNGQLRGPVKPSGGPGGGGTQTQQQMNQLKNANTINNGTQQQAQSMTTTIKPGDDWKKTLKLPPKDLRIKTSDVTSTKGNEFEDYCLKRELLMGIFEMGWEKPSPIQEESIPIALSGRDILARAKNGTGKSGAYLIPLLERLDLKKDNIQAMVIVPTRELALQVSQICIQVSKHMGGAKVMATTGGTNLRDDIMRLDDTVHVVIATPGRILDLIKKGVAKVEHVQMIVLDEANKLLSQDFVQIMEDIILTLPKNRQILLYSATFPLSVQKFMNSHLQKPYEINLMEELTLKGVTQYYAYVTERQKVHCLNTLFSRLQINQSIIFCNSSQRVELLAKKISQLGYSCFYIHAKMRQEHRNRVFHDFRNGLCRNLVCTDLFTRGIDIQAVNVVINFDFPKLAETYLHRIGRSGRFGHLGLAINLITYDDRFNLKSIEEQLGTEIKPIPSNIDKSLYVAEYHSEPVEDEKQ